The genomic stretch AATATTCTTAAGGAACTATACAGTCAGCTTAAGCCATCTGAAAAGAACATTCTAACTGATGCTTGTAAGATTTGTGTTATGAAGGGTGCACCTGTTAAGCTAGTAAAGGGTAACTCATCTAACATTAAGATTACAACAATCAGCGACTACAAAATCGCTCAGTTCCTTGTTGGTGGCAATGTTGTTGAGTTGGAGGAAAACGACAGGTGATTAACTATATTTATCAGCTTACTTCTCCACAGTTCTTTTCTGTTAAGTATGAAGATATTGACATAAACAAGAAAGTAATTATCCGACCTAGATATATGTCAATTTGTCGTGCAGACCAAAGATATTATCAAGGTAATCGTGATATTAAAGTATTAAATGAGAAACTTCCTATGGCACTTATTCACGAATGTTGTGGTGAAGTTATTATAGATAAAACCGGTCACTTTAAGCCGGGTCAGCAGGTTGTTATGATTCCTAATCAACCGGCTAATACTGACAATGCAGATAATTCCTTTATATACGAAAACTACAGACCTGACAGCAAGTTTCTAAGTTCAGGTGCTGATGGTTTTATGAGAGAATTTGTTGATATTGACCCTGACAGAGTTATACCTTTTAACAATATTCCACTTTCTACTGCTGCAATTACAGAATTTGTTTCTGTTGCTTGTCATGCAGTTGCAAGAATGAAAAAGGTTGCTCATGAAAGACAAGATGCCTTTGGTGTATGGGGTGACGGTGCTTTATCTTATGTTATTGCAACAGTACTTAGAGCAGAATACCCTAAGGCTAAAATTTATGTTATCGGTAAAAACCAAAGAAAGTTAAGCAGATTTTCCTTCGTAACAAAAACATTTTTAACATACAATATTCCAAAAGACCTACACATTGACCATGCATTTGAATGTGTTGGTGGTGAAGGTGCTTTGGATGCTATTAACGATATGATTGACTACACTTCCCCACAAGGTACACTACTACTTATGGGTGTATCGGAAAATATGGTGGCTATCAACACTAGAATGGTACTTGAAAAAGGCTTTACTATGGTTGGTTGTTCAAGAAGTGGCAGAGTGGATTTTGAAAAGGCTATTTCTTTAATGGAAACTCAGAGAATTAAGAGAAGACTATCTTCTATTATTTATGAGGATGCACCTGTTAGAAACTTTGACGATATGCACAGAGCCTTTGCTGCTGACTTAAATACACCTTTTAAAACAGTTTTTGAATGGAAAGTATAAATTTATTATGGACAGATTTATAATTGATAACTGGACACAAGAGGACTATAACAGCCTGATTCTTTATCTAAAGAGTCAGGCTGACTTAAAATACAGAGATTTTCACAGTAAGCTTATACCTAATTGTGACAAAGAATATTTTATTGGTATAAGAGTACCTGTAATGAGAAAGCTGGGTAAAGCTATTGCAAAAGGCAACCCTAGAAGTTTTCTTAAGGTTTGTGGAAATAAATATTATGAGGAAAGTATGCTTTATGGCATTGTAACTTGTAGTATTAAAACAGAAAGTTTCTCTGACTTTTCCTCATTGATGGAGTCTTTTGTGAAAAGAATGAACAACTGGGCATTGTGTGACAGTTGTAAATTTACTGAATTAAAGAAATATAAGGAAGAATATTTTTCTTATATAGAAAAATATTTAAACAGTGATAACCCTTGGGAAATTCGCTATGGCATTATTACAATGTTTGAATACAAGGAAGATAAAAAGTATTTAGATGATATTTTAGTTCGTTTAAAGAATATTAATTATGACCATTACTATGTAAAAATGGCTAAGGCATGGCTTACTGCTGAGCTTTTTGCTTTTCATAAAGATGAAGTTTTTAATTTTCTTAAAAAGAATTATTATGACAAAGAAACTTTCTTAATGACTTGCTCCAAAATCAGAGATAGCAGAAGGGTATCTGATAAGGATAAGGAAGAAATTAAGGAATTTAAGAAAGTTAGTCTTGACAAACTGTAACATAGTGTTATAATAAAGTTAAACAGAATAGTTGTCTTCGGGGCGGGGTGTAATTCCCCACCGGTGGTAAAGTCCACGAGCCATTATGGTTGAATTGGTGAAATTCCAATACCGACGGTTATAGTCCGGATGAAAGAGGATGATTTTTTTGCGTACCACTGGTGCGTGTTGTTAATATGCTCTTTGCCCCACAATTTTTATTGTGGGGTTTTCTTATTATATGACGACTAACTGTAATATTATTTATTGGGAGGTCATTATATATGACAATCGTAAAACAAAAAAGTGGCATAAACCACACAACTTTCCTTGCTGTAACTTCTATGCTTGCAGCTTTGGCAGCAGGACTAATGTTTATTGAATTTCCACTGCCATTTATCGCACCATCTTTCTATGAATTTGACTTTTCAGAAGTACCTGTACTTGTTGGCACATACAGTATGGGACCTGTTGCCGGTGTAATTATTGAACTTGTAAAAATCCTAGTTAAATTCTTAATTAAGGGTACATCAACCGGTGGCGTTGGTGAACTGGCAAACTTCATTATTGGTTGTTCATTTATCCTACCTGCCGGTTTAATCTATAAGCACAAAAAGTCTAGAAAAACTGCTTTAATCGGTATGCTGACAGGTACTGTTACAATGGCAGTTGTAGGTATTCTATTTAACACATTTGTACTTGTTCCTCTATATTCAAACTTTATGCCTATTGAGGCTATTATCAGCCTAGGTAAAGAAATTGTACCATTTATCTCAGATACATTTACTTTCTGTATCTTCTGTGTTGGTCCGTTTAACATTGTAAAGGGACTTATTATTTCATTGATTGTATTCTTCATTTACAAGCCACTTTCCAACTTGATTCGTAGCATTGATAAAATGTTTATGAAAAAATAAGTTGACAAACTTACTGAGAGTGATATAATAGTAAATGTTCACAGAGTAGAAACTGTTTCGTGAAGTGTTCTTTGAACGGGGAGTTGTCAAAGAAACGAAAGGATTACCTGCGGTTACAGTTTCGCATCCCGCTGTTACAGACGACAAACTATGGACGGGAACTTTTCTGAAGTTTCCGTCTTTTTATTTGCCACCTCTGTAACTTATAATAAGGAGGTTTAAATAATGGATAGTTTTGTGAATTTTTTTAAGAAGATACCAAATAAATTTGCTTCATCAGCAAAGGAACTTGGTAAAGTACAGGGAATT from Ruminococcus bovis encodes the following:
- a CDS encoding ECF transporter S component produces the protein MTIVKQKSGINHTTFLAVTSMLAALAAGLMFIEFPLPFIAPSFYEFDFSEVPVLVGTYSMGPVAGVIIELVKILVKFLIKGTSTGGVGELANFIIGCSFILPAGLIYKHKKSRKTALIGMLTGTVTMAVVGILFNTFVLVPLYSNFMPIEAIISLGKEIVPFISDTFTFCIFCVGPFNIVKGLIISLIVFFIYKPLSNLIRSIDKMFMKK
- a CDS encoding DNA alkylation repair protein, with product MDRFIIDNWTQEDYNSLILYLKSQADLKYRDFHSKLIPNCDKEYFIGIRVPVMRKLGKAIAKGNPRSFLKVCGNKYYEESMLYGIVTCSIKTESFSDFSSLMESFVKRMNNWALCDSCKFTELKKYKEEYFSYIEKYLNSDNPWEIRYGIITMFEYKEDKKYLDDILVRLKNINYDHYYVKMAKAWLTAELFAFHKDEVFNFLKKNYYDKETFLMTCSKIRDSRRVSDKDKEEIKEFKKVSLDKL
- a CDS encoding alcohol dehydrogenase catalytic domain-containing protein; the protein is MINYIYQLTSPQFFSVKYEDIDINKKVIIRPRYMSICRADQRYYQGNRDIKVLNEKLPMALIHECCGEVIIDKTGHFKPGQQVVMIPNQPANTDNADNSFIYENYRPDSKFLSSGADGFMREFVDIDPDRVIPFNNIPLSTAAITEFVSVACHAVARMKKVAHERQDAFGVWGDGALSYVIATVLRAEYPKAKIYVIGKNQRKLSRFSFVTKTFLTYNIPKDLHIDHAFECVGGEGALDAINDMIDYTSPQGTLLLMGVSENMVAINTRMVLEKGFTMVGCSRSGRVDFEKAISLMETQRIKRRLSSIIYEDAPVRNFDDMHRAFAADLNTPFKTVFEWKV